A single genomic interval of Armigeres subalbatus isolate Guangzhou_Male chromosome 1, GZ_Asu_2, whole genome shotgun sequence harbors:
- the LOC134226998 gene encoding uncharacterized protein LOC134226998 — MALFLNRPLTLAEFSSWLQLICAESAMISRSSEQLTTRARKIHKTNESLAHRIHEAKQASKQLEQEIVEQQKAEQAVRDCLAEMEGRLSKLNEENALLNERVAELQQPSATGEGPLLTEEQVAALKKEQRKLAYLKRIINHDINKDNVADLLPAVMQKDQLERMVLTAASGVSSWDEILEE; from the exons ATGGCTTTGTTTCTAAATCGTCCATTAACTTTGGCTGAGTTCAGTAGCTGGTTGCAGCTGATATGCGCGGAATCCGCGATGATTTCCCGATCATCAGAACAGCTAACGACAAGGGCGAGAAAAATTCACAAAACCAACG AATCACTGGCACATCGTATCCATGAAGCAAAACAGGCATCCAAACAGTTGGAACAGGAAATAGTGGAACAACAAAAGGCGGAACAGGCAGTTCGGGACTGCCTCGCCGAAATGGAAGGCAGACTGtcgaaactgaacgaagagaaTGCACTGCTCAATGAGAGGGTGGCGGAACTTCAGCAACCGAGCGCGACCGGTGAAGGGCCGTTACTAACCGAGGAGCAGGTGGCAGCATTGAAAAAGGAGCA GAGAAAACTGGCGTACCTTAAGAGGATCATCAACCATGACATCAACAAGGATAACGTTGCGGATTTACTACCAGCTGTAATGCAAAAGGATCAGCTTGAACGAATGGTACTTACTGCAGCGAGTGGTGTGAGCTCGTGGGATGAAATACTTGAAGAATGA